From Capra hircus breed San Clemente chromosome 1, ASM170441v1, whole genome shotgun sequence:
CCAAGATGCTACAGAATTTATCTTctaaagacagaatgatctccctTTATGAATGCATGgtacaattttattttctctgccttGCTGAAACTGCAGATTGCTTTCTCCTGGCAGCAATGGCCTATGACcactatgtggccatctgcaaacCACTGCAGTACCACACTATGATGTCAaagaaactctgcattcagatgaccACAGGGGCCTACATAGCTAGCAACCTGCATTCTATGATTCATGTAGGACTTCTATTGAGGTTAACTTTCTGTAGATCTAGTCAAATTGACCACTTTTTTTGTGACATTCTTCCACTATATAGACTTTCCTGTACTGACCCTTATATTAATGAactaatgatatatattttttcaatgccCATTCAAATCATTACCATTGCCACTGTCTTGATTTCTTATGTTTACATTCTTTTCactgttttcaaaatgaaatcCAGAGAAGGGAGAGGTAAAGCCTTATCTACTTGTGCATCCCACTTTCTATCAGTCTCAATATTCTACATTTGTCTTCTCATGTATATTCGACCATTTGAAGAAGGGGATAAAGATATACCAGTTGCAATTTTTTACACAATAGTAATTCCTTTATTAAACCCTTTTATTTATAGCCTGAGAAATAAGGAAGTGATAAATGTTCTGAAAAAAATTATGAGGACCTATAATATTCTTAAAGAAACTTAATCTTCAATGGAAAACTTAAATGATTTACAGCTTAAGGgacacagaaaatgaaaactatattcTTATGTAAAGTATTAATCTATAAATCATTAGACTATGTTGGTTTAAAGATATATGAATGAAATTCAAAACTGTCCGGCAGATCTTAATCCAAATTCCACAAATACCAGACTAAATCAGGAGGAAACTCAATAATAACTTTTATTACCAACTCAGATTATTCATAGAGAATTGTCTCAGGTCAGTGTTTTCAACTTTATAACTCAACAAAGAATCAAAATTAAATGCTTAGaagaatttgccttgatttaccTTGTTTAGCTAATAGAAAACATTATATCTGATTCTACGTAGACTGTTTGAAACACTTAAAATTTTCTGGCAGACTGAAATGATAATTTTATTCAGAAAACTGACCTGGTAGACACAAGTAGATGAgtttgagggagagagagactagAAGCAAGCTAACTAATTGCATGTGTAagcatgtgctcagtcgctcatgatagcttatggtgaacggtGCCACTGGATTTGGTCTCcaaatgagaagagttgactctgggACCAAAGATAGTCTCAGCCACTCAGAGCTTTATGCAGAATTTATTAAAGTAAAAGGGATAAAGCATCCAGCAAGAGGCACTGGAAGGGGGCAGGAAAGTACCTGCCTCACAAGTTCAAGTGGGGCCTTATATACTTCTCAACCAGCTGCTGAGGATAGATAaaaaatatgtcaaggctgtgagAATTTTGCCCAAACTCTTGCCTGTAACTTACATCGTGGGATGACATCAGCACAAGATTAGCCAGAAAGAACAGGTTAACTCAGAGCTCAAGACTGGAAGTTTTTACCCAGACCTTCTCCCATAACAAGCATCTGAAGCTCAAAAAAAGGCATGTCCTTGAACAAGTGATACTGTTGCCTATGAGGCCTACTTGTTTCagacaaaagaaagtgaaaatgaaagaacaTTTACCTCCTCTTTTAAAGGCCCCTTTAAAGGGGCCTTAGGCTTGGACTCATCAACCTGCCTAAGTTAACTATTTCACtcaagtcgtatccaactctctgcaaccccttggactgtagacggtcaggatcctctgtccatggaatttcccaggtgagaatattggagtggattgccatatcctactccagggaatcttcttgatccaaggatcaaatctgagtctcttgcacctcccgcactggcaggcagattctttaccactgtacaaCCTGGAAAGCCCCTAACTTTGCAATAATCTATATTTAAAGTAACGAAGTTTGATCTAGATGCAATTCCaagaatggggaaaaaaggaGTGAGGAGGaataaacacacactcacacagtcacaTATACGTTTTGTAGAATAATTAATAACAAATTATAACAAGTTGGCTACAGTAGATTCAGATCTACTTTAACCTGAAGTGTGATTAAGATCCTTTGCCTTTTTGAAGGCATcaatcatattatatattatggaACACAGAATAGCAACTTACATAATATATACTCAATAAGCattctaaaaaaatattaatgaaggcagtttttatttttctaatttttgagtAATGTcgaaatatattaatattctgtttattttctggCCATTTTTACTTCTATGAATTTTCTATTCACTTTCTTTTGTCTTACtatatttttcctcatttatttgtaCCAATGtttatagagaaaaaatattaaaatgttgtgACTATTAGTGGTAAATAATTTCTCTGTGTGCTGATAGTATTTGCATACTTGTTTGTgttatttataattaataaaattataaaattgatatatttattaattttcacaTAAAATCTCTTTATGCACTTTtgtttagaatttctttttttaatccaaattCTACTACTAGCCaatatttctgtttctccttcttttcaattttttttctcctcttcctccccattttcctccttttgtgtgtgtgtgatagtttGTATTTGACCTTTGATTCTTCCTGGAAACTATTTAGTATATGGCATGAATTGAACATATAACTTTACTTGGCTTTTTTATCCAAAAATAATCCACAACTTAATTCAACTCAAATAAACATCAAAGGAGGACTTCTTTGGGAAAGTGACAAATTAATTCTAAAAGttctgtagaaaaataataatcaatAAGCAAACAGACTTGAagcaatatatattaaaatatataatgaagtACCAGTAACTTAAATAATTTGGTTGCAAATTAAGAATGAGTatatagataaatgaaaaaatgagatTATCCAAAAGTAAATTCCTAAATAAAACAGGAAGAGCAAAACAAACCAATCAGGAAAGAAAGGGTTGTTTAATGAATAGAGTCTTCCATCAACTGATTAACTGTTTCTTCCATTTGTGTTAAACTTTATAAATTTCCTCTCATTCAGAGATATCCTATAAATctacttcatatttttttccacctTAAGTTTTTATACATAGCACTTttactcaactggaattcattcTATAATgtgaagtaaaaattaaaatttgattttatggCTAACTGGCATTTATTAACTAACTCTTCTCTTACTAAATTTTTATGCCTCCTTTCTGTTTATATactcacatacacatgcatacacaaagAGGTCTATTTCTAGCTTATCTAGTCTGCACAATAAAAACAAGACAGTTCTAGGGGATCAATGTGGCAAACTAGGAGGGTGTGGACCTCTTTTCCCACCATGAACACATCAAAATATATCCATATGTAGAGtaattctcactgaaaacaaaCTGGAGACTGACAGATTCTTATACAACCAAGGCTGTAAGAGAGAACCACATGGAATTAGACAGGAAGGTAAGAGATGTGAACAGATCAGGACTTGCACCTTTTAGAGGGGACACAGAAGAAAAGAGGGATTACACAAGTGGCAATACTTTCTGGGGAGTGAGTGGTTGCAGCAACATATTGGATACTCTAGTCCAGGGTTGTAACACTGAGAAGTGGAGTCCCCTTACCTGGTTTGAAATGCAGTAGAACTACCAGGATGGCTGCAAGAAAGCTAGCCTGCTTATGAAGAGCATGCATATACTTGCTTGCTCCCAAAGCAAGGTAGAGGAAGCAGATTTCCCCTGACTGCCCTGAGTTGAGCATTTGTTTCATCCCTGCTTGTTCTATTGCATAGCTCTGTGCTAGAGCAAAGGCTGCTGTGGCTGACAGGAAAACTCAGTTGTGAGAGATGGAGTAGCCTTGGATCTTGAACACatctgaaagaggtgagtgaagtgaaagttgctcagttgtgtcagactctttgtgaaaccatggcctatacagtccatggaattctccaggccacaatactggagtgggtagcctatcccttctccaagggatcttctcaactcaggaacagaaccagagtctcctgcattgcaggcacattctttaccaactgagctatcagggaatcccctGAAAGAGGTGGGACATCAATTAATGGTGTTTAAGAAGGCAGTGCATCAGAAGCATTCTGCAACTCTGAATAATCCCAGAACCACCATAGCTCTTACCCGACCCATGGAGAGTATACACTCCAGCTCCTCTAGCTCCAGCACTGCTTCCCTCTGGGATGAGGGCACTGGTGCTGGGAGGGGGAGAACCCACATTTAGAAGGAACAGAGCCACCTCAGACTTGACACCTCTGGCTCCAGCTTTCTCACCTCCAGCCCTGCCTGCTACCAAGGTGATAACTGTCAGGACATCCAGAGAAAATGCTAGGTCAGATGCAGATTTTCCACCAAAGATACTAGGCATAGGCAGACTGTACAAGCACGCTTCCACAAAAGGACGCCACTTTAAGACTAAAGTAAGTAAATGTTTCACCTAATttcacagaaagagagaaagttaAACAAAAATGAGGAGACAGGCAAATTTGTCCCAATTAAAATAACAGGACAAAATCCATGAAATAATAACtaattaaacagaaataaatgatttaCCAGATAAGGGGTTCAAAGCATTAGTGATGATAATGCTAACTGAATTagggaaaagaatatatgaatacagtgagaattttaagaaggaattacaaaatataaaaaagaatcagTCAGAACTACTAACAGTAGACTAAGTGCATTCACCATACACACAAATGATAACTATGTGAGGGGATGATATGTAAATTAGCTTGACTGGAGTAATAACTGttctatgtatatattaaatcatgttgtacatcttaaatatatacatatatattaaaagtgtatataaatattataaaagaaataactaCCTAATTTCAGAAATGAACTGGGTTCTTATTCACttcaggattgacaggtttgatctccatgcagtccaagggtgtctcaagagtcttctccaacaccacagttcaaaaacagcaattcttcagtgctcagctttctttatggtctaactctcatatacatacatactacaggaaaaaccataggtttgactatgtGGAAATTTGTCAGTaagtgtgtcatagcttttcttcaaggaacAATCATTTGgagttttatggctgcagtcaccacctgcagtgattttggagcccaaaataataaactctgtcactgtttcctttgtttcctcatctatttgcaatgaagagaTGAGATcaaatgtcatgatctttgttttttgaatgatgaattttaagccagctttttcattctcctctttcatttgcatcaagaggctctttagttcttcttcactttctgccataagagtggtgtcatctgcatatctgaggtttctgatatttatcctggcaatcttgatttcagcttgggctttatccagtccaacatttcacatgatgtactctgcatataagttaacttagccggg
This genomic window contains:
- the LOC102191272 gene encoding olfactory receptor 5K4-like; the protein is MAKENESLTTEFILKGLTDHPVLKTLLFLVFLTIYLITMVGNLGLVALIFMERHLHTSMYIFLGNLALMDFCCSSAITPKMLQNLSSKDRMISLYECMVQFYFLCLAETADCFLLAAMAYDHYVAICKPLQYHTMMSKKLCIQMTTGAYIASNLHSMIHVGLLLRLTFCRSSQIDHFFCDILPLYRLSCTDPYINELMIYIFSMPIQIITIATVLISYVYILFTVFKMKSREGRGKALSTCASHFLSVSIFYICLLMYIRPFEEGDKDIPVAIFYTIVIPLLNPFIYSLRNKEVINVLKKIMRTYNILKET